The following is a genomic window from Aphis gossypii isolate Hap1 chromosome X, ASM2018417v2, whole genome shotgun sequence.
TTCCTTTATCTGGTATCtattttgttatcataaatgataataccATAATTTGCCGATGccgaatttcaataatttttttttgactttaTTGACTAGTTATTGTGAGGACTCATATAAGtattacagttattaattaataaatacaactatGGCTGGAAGTCGTTTGGAGAAATTAGGAACTATATTTACGAGGtatcgtataattttttactgccaataaaaataacacatagACACATAGTTATGTCGTATGCGAAGTTTAAACTAATCTgaactattgaaatatttacaggGTTAACGGACTCATAAAATCAGGTGCAATGAAAGTTGATGATCGACCCATTTGGTATGATGTGTACCGGGCGTTTCCACCTGAATCAGAGCCACATTATGCAAAGCCGTCACAATCGCTGAAAATACCAGATATATTTTACCCAGAAGATACATTCAGAGCGTTAGTgtcatgatttttttgtatttaggtatagtaatattaattttactaattagtaacCTTTTGTATTATAGTACGTTTCACAAAGAGACTCGTGGTCAATTGCCACCAATCAATTTACAAGAGACTCAACAAAACCAAAATGTTACtaatatagctataaataTGGTAGCTATTGATCCATCACTTTCCGTAAACCAGGTGattgataatttgaaaaagaCTAATGTTTTGCAAGATTACAAAActtcatctaaaaaaaacaattcccctgtgataaatgataatacaaacaaaCCTGATGTTGATAAAACCAATGATCATACAAAAGAAACAAATGTTCAAAGTAGTTAGtcttttttgttgattttgttaataaacattagaat
Proteins encoded in this region:
- the LOC114132572 gene encoding uncharacterized protein LOC114132572, with product MAGSRLEKLGTIFTRVNGLIKSGAMKVDDRPIWYDVYRAFPPESEPHYAKPSQSLKIPDIFYPEDTFRATFHKETRGQLPPINLQETQQNQNVTNIAINMVAIDPSLSVNQVIDNLKKTNVLQDYKTSSKKNNSPVINDNTNKPDVDKTNDHTKETNVQSS